In Pseudomonadota bacterium, the sequence CATGAAGGTCGTGACGACCTCGGCGGCCAACGTCCCGATCGTCCAGATCCTGGTCGCCATCGTCCTCGCCATCGTCACCTATCTGGCCGCTACCCAGTCGGCGGCGGGCCAGCTGAGCGTCGGGGAGTTCGTGGCCTTTTTCACCGGCATGACCCTGCTGCTGCCGCCCGTCAAGCGCATCACGGGCATCAACGAGCACCTGCAACGGGGACTGGCCGCCGCCCACAGCGTATTCAAGTTGATCGACGAGGGGTTGGAGCCCGATCTCGGCGGCGTCGAGATCGCGCGCGCGCGCGGGGAGATCGTGTTTTCGGAGGTGGGCCTGCGCTATCTGCACCGCCGGGCGCACGCCCTCACCGCGGTTTCCGTCACCATCGAGGCCGGTGAGACGGTGGCGCTCGTCGGGGCCTCGGGCAGCGGCAAGTCGAGCCTGGTCAATCTGATCCCGCGCTTTTATCTCCCCACGGAGGGCCGCATCCTTCTGGATGGGATCGACATCGCCGATCTCGGCCTGACGTCGCTCCGCCGCAACATCGCCCTGGTGAGCCAGGACATCCTGCTGTTCAACGATTCGATCCGCAACAACATCGCTTACGGTGCGTTGCGCGGTGTCGGGACCGCCGAGGTCCTGCAGGCCGCCCAGGCGGCGCATGTCCTCGAGTTCGTGCGGGAGCTACCCGACGGCCTCGAGACGCTGGTCGGCGAGAATGGGGTGCGCCTCTCCGGAGGGCAGCGCCAGCGCCTAGCGATCGCCCGCGCCATTCTGAAAGACGCCCCGGTCTTGATCCTGGACGAGGCGACCTCGTCGCTCGACGCGGCCTCCGAGCGCCACATCCAGGAGGCCCTGGAGACCCTGCGCCGAGGACGCACCTGCCTCATCATCGCCCACCGCTTGTCCACGATCGAAAAAGCCGATCGCATCATCGTGCTCGAGAACGGCCGCATCGAAGCGCTCGGCCGGCACGAGGACCTGATCCGCCAGCAGGGCGTCTATGCGACCCTGTATCGGATCCAGTCCCGCGCGCGGGAGACCGGCTGATCCGAGCCGCGCGGCCCCGAACCCCACCACCGCCCCGCGGCGGGGCGCCCTATCGTGATTCGCCCGCATTCACGACTTCCCCGTTGCGATCAGGCCCCGTCGTGATTGATCTACCAGCATGCGTGGGTTATAAGAAGGACAACACGATCTCGCCGAAACACTTTTTCACCCGGGCGTTTTCACCCCGAGCCCCAGGGTCGAAGACAACATCTTTCGCGACTGAGCACGTGACGGCCCGCAGACGGTTGCCTAAACCCCGCTCACACCCCGCGCGTCCCGGACAGGAGGAGCATCGATCCCCGATCGGCCGATCGCCGATCGGCGAGCCGGCGCCATCCACGCCCGTCGGATGGCGCGAGTGGCTGGCCCTGCCTGCGCTTCGCATCCCGGCCATCAAGGCCAAGATGGACACCGGCGCGCGCACCTCGGCGCTACACACCTTCCGATTGGAGCGCTACGATGAGGATGGACGGGCCCACGTGCGATTCTGGATACACCCCCTGCAAGGGCGCGGGGATATCGTCCTGCCCTGCGTCGCGGAGGTCATCGATCTCCGCACCGTGAGCG encodes:
- the msbA gene encoding lipid A export permease/ATP-binding protein MsbA — translated: MSAGPPLSGAELYRRLLRYVLPYRRTFAIAIASMVVLAATEPALPALLQPLLDGTFVARDAAARLTVPMLIVLLFMVRGAVAYAGDVAVNWVAQKVVMDLRAEMFRRLVALPTRFFDDTGSGELISKITFDVAQVAQAATRGLTVLVKDALAVVGLIAYLLYLNWRLAITILFMAPLIGLAVRLAGRRLRVMSQRVQESMAAVTQIAQETIECQKTVKVFGGQDYELARFQTAINRTRHYSMKVVTTSAANVPIVQILVAIVLAIVTYLAATQSAAGQLSVGEFVAFFTGMTLLLPPVKRITGINEHLQRGLAAAHSVFKLIDEGLEPDLGGVEIARARGEIVFSEVGLRYLHRRAHALTAVSVTIEAGETVALVGASGSGKSSLVNLIPRFYLPTEGRILLDGIDIADLGLTSLRRNIALVSQDILLFNDSIRNNIAYGALRGVGTAEVLQAAQAAHVLEFVRELPDGLETLVGENGVRLSGGQRQRLAIARAILKDAPVLILDEATSSLDAASERHIQEALETLRRGRTCLIIAHRLSTIEKADRIIVLENGRIEALGRHEDLIRQQGVYATLYRIQSRARETG